The following proteins are encoded in a genomic region of Bacteroidia bacterium:
- a CDS encoding NAD(P)H-dependent oxidoreductase: MAKKILIINGHPDKNSFNYNIAESYKIGALKSGAIVEQINIADLKFNPNLESGYRKRTTLEPDLLAAWEKISWAEHLVFIHPLWWGGIPAIMKGFIDRVFLPGMAFRYRENSVMWDKLLTGKSARIFCTMDQPYWYYRFVNGRPAIKQLKKMTLEFCGIKPVKVTAFTMVRNSKEETRKKWLSIVENLGVSQR; this comes from the coding sequence ATGGCGAAGAAAATTTTAATAATAAATGGACACCCCGATAAAAATAGTTTTAATTACAATATTGCAGAGAGTTATAAAATTGGGGCATTAAAATCAGGAGCCATTGTGGAGCAAATAAATATTGCTGATTTAAAATTTAATCCAAATCTTGAATCCGGATATAGAAAAAGAACTACCCTTGAGCCTGATTTACTTGCTGCATGGGAAAAAATTTCATGGGCAGAGCATCTGGTTTTTATTCATCCCTTATGGTGGGGTGGTATTCCTGCAATAATGAAAGGTTTTATTGATAGAGTATTTCTGCCGGGAATGGCATTCAGGTATCGTGAAAATTCTGTTATGTGGGATAAACTTTTAACTGGAAAGTCTGCAAGAATATTTTGCACTATGGATCAGCCTTATTGGTATTACAGGTTTGTAAATGGTCGACCTGCAATTAAACAACTAAAAAAGATGACTTTAGAATTTTGTGGAATTAAACCTGTTAAAGTTACAGCATTTACAATGGTTAGAAATTCAAAAGAAGAAACCAGAAAAAAATGGTTGTCAATTGTTGAAAATCTTGGTGTAAGTCAGAGATAA
- a CDS encoding PD40 domain-containing protein — translation MPFQNFAQKNKKSTEKYENAKKLLQRGDMENGNKALNELIADDSTYAQPYLLLAELFFNAEDYKGMIPVYEKCAKNCSKTYPNIYILLGNSLMYLGEIQKAKTNYETFVKIKGIKPEIKAMAEGELKKCDFSLDLMSKPVPFNPQNLGNLVNSNCDEYYPNLSPDELTMVFTRKIPRFSGADPASENTQEDFYISNFNNGSWSKAIPIPGNVNTSNNEGAQTISGDGQLMVFAACNRDDGMGQCDLYYSKKVNGKWSASKNMGNVVNTAYWESQPSLSSDGRTIYFSSERPGGLGQSDIWKTTMNEFNKWTKPVNLGNVINTKEAETSPFIHQDGKTLYYCSNGHLGVGGFDIYFSKINNEGKWSEPKDLGYPINTPKDEIGLVVNAQGNKAYITSSRDGGTGLQDLYFFELYKEARPESVTYIKGKVFDKETKKALKAEFELKDLATGQSVTKSFSDESDGSFMICLTPGKDYGLFVSSEGHMFYSENINLTTISSLQKPFEIDIPIEQIKKGSKIILKNIFFDTDSFRIKNNSESELSKLIAFMNSNVSIKIEIGGHTDNKGKSAYNLDLSQKRAKAVYDFLIKKGIVATRLKYKGFGDTVPLSTNDTEEGRALNRRTELKIVE, via the coding sequence TTGCCTTTTCAAAATTTTGCTCAAAAAAATAAAAAATCAACTGAAAAATATGAAAATGCAAAAAAGCTTTTGCAAAGGGGCGATATGGAAAATGGCAACAAAGCATTAAATGAGTTAATCGCCGATGATAGTACTTATGCTCAACCATATTTGTTATTGGCTGAATTGTTTTTTAATGCTGAAGATTATAAAGGAATGATTCCGGTTTACGAAAAATGTGCAAAAAATTGCTCTAAAACTTATCCTAATATTTATATTTTGTTAGGAAATAGCTTAATGTATCTTGGAGAAATACAAAAGGCTAAAACAAATTATGAAACATTTGTTAAAATTAAAGGAATAAAACCAGAAATTAAGGCTATGGCTGAAGGTGAATTAAAGAAATGCGATTTTTCTTTAGATTTAATGTCTAAACCTGTTCCGTTTAATCCTCAAAATTTAGGTAATTTAGTTAATTCGAATTGTGATGAATATTATCCAAACTTATCACCTGATGAATTAACAATGGTTTTTACCAGAAAAATTCCGAGATTCTCTGGTGCCGATCCAGCTTCGGAAAATACACAGGAAGATTTTTACATTAGTAATTTTAATAATGGATCATGGTCAAAGGCAATACCAATTCCTGGAAATGTAAATACATCAAATAATGAAGGTGCTCAAACCATTTCAGGTGATGGACAATTAATGGTTTTTGCAGCATGTAACAGAGATGATGGTATGGGTCAATGTGATCTGTATTATTCTAAAAAAGTAAATGGAAAATGGTCAGCTTCTAAAAATATGGGGAACGTTGTTAATACTGCATATTGGGAGTCGCAACCAAGCTTGTCATCTGATGGTAGAACAATATATTTTTCAAGTGAACGACCGGGTGGATTAGGGCAATCTGATATATGGAAAACAACAATGAATGAATTTAATAAATGGACAAAACCTGTTAATCTGGGTAATGTTATTAACACCAAAGAAGCAGAAACTTCCCCATTTATTCACCAGGATGGTAAAACTTTGTATTATTGTTCAAATGGGCATCTGGGTGTAGGTGGATTTGATATTTATTTTTCAAAAATTAATAATGAAGGAAAATGGTCAGAGCCAAAGGATCTTGGGTATCCTATAAATACACCTAAGGATGAGATTGGGCTTGTTGTTAATGCTCAGGGAAATAAAGCATACATTACGTCTTCACGTGATGGAGGAACAGGGCTTCAGGATTTATATTTCTTTGAATTATATAAAGAAGCCAGACCAGAATCGGTAACATATATTAAGGGAAAGGTTTTTGATAAAGAAACAAAGAAAGCATTAAAAGCAGAGTTTGAATTAAAAGATTTAGCAACTGGGCAGAGTGTTACAAAATCTTTTAGTGATGAATCTGACGGAAGTTTTATGATTTGTTTAACACCTGGCAAAGATTATGGATTATTTGTTTCATCAGAAGGTCATATGTTTTATTCTGAGAATATAAACCTTACAACTATTTCAAGTTTGCAAAAACCTTTTGAGATTGATATTCCAATTGAACAAATAAAAAAGGGCAGTAAAATTATTTTAAAAAATATATTTTTTGATACTGATTCTTTCAGGATAAAAAATAATTCAGAATCTGAATTATCTAAACTAATTGCATTTATGAATTCAAATGTCTCAATAAAAATTGAAATAGGTGGACATACTGATAATAAAGGAAAATCTGCATATAATTTGGATTTGTCGCAAAAACGTGCAAAAGCGGTTTATGATTTTCTAATAAAAAAGGGTATAGTGGCAACTCGACTAAAATATAAAGGATTTGGAGATACTGTTCCTCTTTCAACAAATGACACTGAAGAAGGCAGAGCATTAAATCGACGAACAGAATTGAAAATTGTTGAATGA
- a CDS encoding SPOR domain-containing protein — MNIKYYKLFIFFILKSTTILVAQNSININIAIPENVNAGTEFNINVEIQKTNVNGFAKLELYLPVGFKSNVNETAGSTVINQGQLLKFIWVELPEKNKFNIVVSIIVDSRIYGYKEIYGNFHYLLNKERKKYPIAVVPLNILNENIKPNVDLTSEIKINKKVLPEKINNQKTIYRVQIAASKRRITKEILQELYSVTTAIKEENIDSWYKYTVGDFANKEDADIFRLSCGVSGAFVLTYENGQRVKQN, encoded by the coding sequence ATGAATATTAAATATTATAAATTATTTATTTTTTTTATTCTAAAAAGTACAACAATTTTAGTTGCTCAGAATTCAATAAATATCAATATAGCTATTCCCGAGAATGTAAATGCAGGAACTGAATTTAACATAAATGTTGAAATTCAGAAAACTAATGTTAATGGATTTGCAAAGTTGGAGTTATATTTACCGGTTGGATTTAAATCTAATGTTAATGAGACTGCCGGTTCAACAGTAATTAATCAAGGTCAGTTATTGAAATTTATCTGGGTCGAACTACCTGAAAAAAATAAATTTAATATTGTAGTTTCAATTATCGTTGATAGTAGAATATATGGATATAAAGAAATCTATGGAAATTTTCATTATTTGTTAAATAAGGAAAGAAAAAAATATCCGATTGCTGTAGTACCATTAAATATTTTAAATGAAAATATTAAACCTAATGTTGATCTGACTTCAGAAATAAAAATAAATAAAAAGGTCTTACCAGAGAAAATTAATAATCAGAAAACTATATATAGAGTTCAGATTGCTGCTAGTAAGAGGAGAATTACAAAAGAGATTTTACAGGAATTGTATAGTGTTACAACAGCGATCAAAGAAGAAAATATTGATAGCTGGTACAAATATACAGTTGGTGATTTTGCTAATAAGGAAGATGCAGATATTTTTCGCTTAAGCTGCGGTGTTAGTGGTGCTTTTGTTCTGACTTATGAGAACGGACAAAGAGTTAAGCAAAACTAA
- a CDS encoding tetratricopeptide repeat protein — protein sequence MKFIIFLFVTISFFNAIAQSDIDYFIKSKIFEEKGQIDTSISLISEAIAVNPSQLYFKHRAQLFYNSKNVNKALIDFLQVNDSIDSDVKYKIASCYAINKKWDEAEIWLRKYLKTENKIPAILVKSDTVFSKFKLTVNWKNLWDINWYSDYENYITDIYYLSSKGLNSEIFDVVDSALKYFPNKDELWFWRAKAFKFGNNPKEEMSSVDKALKINPTRIDLLLYRANLLRKDGKSKKAIIDYSSVLTLQPWNIKCLKERGISKIEATDYNGAINDLMKCSSYDSEDGVALYYAGHAAFLNENLNQAIEIFSKAVKLNDFNSDSYFERGRCYIDQLKYDLAFSDLCMAVDLKPNNGEYFCYRGLAYFGLKNKLGACHDWEKAKSLDYPKAEEYLLRFCSDIK from the coding sequence ATGAAATTTATTATTTTTTTATTTGTTACAATAAGTTTTTTTAATGCTATTGCTCAGTCTGATATAGACTATTTTATAAAATCAAAAATTTTCGAAGAAAAAGGTCAGATTGATACTTCAATATCTCTTATTTCCGAAGCAATTGCGGTAAATCCATCTCAATTATATTTTAAGCATCGTGCTCAATTATTTTATAATTCAAAAAATGTTAATAAAGCATTAATAGATTTTTTACAGGTAAATGATAGCATTGATTCTGATGTGAAATATAAAATTGCAAGTTGTTATGCGATTAATAAAAAATGGGATGAAGCAGAAATATGGCTTAGAAAATATTTAAAAACTGAAAATAAAATTCCGGCAATTCTAGTAAAATCGGATACTGTTTTTTCAAAATTTAAGTTAACTGTAAATTGGAAGAATTTATGGGATATTAACTGGTATTCTGATTACGAAAATTATATAACTGATATTTATTATTTAAGTTCTAAAGGTTTAAATTCTGAAATTTTTGATGTTGTAGACAGTGCTTTAAAATATTTTCCAAATAAAGATGAGTTATGGTTTTGGAGAGCAAAAGCATTTAAATTTGGTAATAATCCAAAGGAAGAAATGTCAAGTGTAGATAAAGCGCTTAAAATTAATCCAACCAGAATAGACCTACTACTTTATAGAGCAAATTTATTGAGAAAAGACGGAAAGAGTAAAAAAGCAATTATTGATTATTCTTCTGTTCTAACATTGCAACCATGGAATATTAAATGCTTGAAAGAAAGAGGCATTTCTAAAATAGAAGCTACAGATTATAATGGTGCCATTAACGATTTGATGAAATGTAGTTCATATGATTCCGAGGATGGTGTTGCACTTTATTATGCCGGTCATGCTGCGTTTTTAAATGAGAATTTAAATCAGGCAATTGAAATATTTTCTAAAGCTGTTAAGCTTAATGATTTTAATTCAGATTCTTATTTTGAGCGTGGACGTTGTTATATTGATCAGTTAAAATATGATTTAGCTTTTTCCGATCTATGTATGGCGGTTGATTTAAAGCCAAATAATGGTGAATATTTTTGTTACCGTGGTTTGGCATATTTTGGATTAAAAAACAAGTTGGGTGCTTGTCATGATTGGGAAAAAGCAAAAAGTCTGGATTATCCAAAAGCAGAAGAATATTTATTAAGATTTTGCAGCGATATTAAATAG
- a CDS encoding gliding motility-associated C-terminal domain-containing protein, producing MKYCLLFIFGILTVSGVFATHNRAGEIRYRHISGNTYEITMVTYTYTLSQADRPELTVDWGDGSSTIVGRISKIELPNDYYYKNTYMGTHTYAGPGIYIIVMMDENRNFGVQNIPNSVNVPFTIRTTLNISSAVGSNSTPILTYPPIDKAKLYNVFIHNPGAWDPDGDSLSYKLTVCLGDNAQPIPGYTIPYADNNLTVDPITGDLIWDSPQQTGIYNVAMLIEEWRLNSLNHTYIKIGEILRDIQVEVVESTNIPPLLSPLKDLCVEAGTIINFPVSASDINGDNITLNAYGGPFQVPGSVAIFDTVYGHNPSNNFYWHTECIHVKKFPYLVVFRAKDNNSQLFLVDQKKVYIKIISPAPQNLTLTPTTNSVFLDWDSCRCSEAVRYDIYRRNGPSGWNPDSCETGVPAYTGFIKIGSVTGVNNTTFLDNNDGLGLPLGYEFCYRVDAVFSDEAESYASNEACTELVKGIPVITHVSISKTDINIGKIYVEWSKPTEFDTIVAAGPYKYLIYRSPDFWGQSLQLIDSLSSINDTIFVDSLENTVLNPYSYRVEFYNDAPGNRFLIGTPNIASSPLIIAIPDDNRVIININKNVPWQNFIYNVYRLNQVTLNFDSIGNTTSLQYVDSGLVNGMEYCYKVKTVGDYSTGNYVSPIINYSQEVCALPIDTTPPCSPGLNAHSDCNLFMNHLVWTNPNHFCTDDVTGYNIYYSSTLTGNMLLIATKNNPNDTTFEDNRIDSLTLAGCYIVTAVDSFLNESRLIERMCVDECTYYELPNIFTPDENGQNDLFIPGPYKYVEKVDMKIFNRWGKLVYQTSDPDIKWDGRDVDSKKIVSPGVYYYICDVYERRLSGIESRTLTGFIEVRLTKKSGTE from the coding sequence ATGAAATATTGTTTATTGTTTATATTTGGAATTTTAACTGTATCAGGAGTTTTTGCAACTCACAACCGTGCAGGCGAAATCCGTTATAGACATATTTCCGGCAATACATACGAAATAACAATGGTTACATATACATATACTCTTTCACAGGCTGATAGACCAGAACTTACTGTCGACTGGGGAGATGGAAGTTCAACAATTGTTGGTCGTATATCTAAAATTGAGTTACCAAATGATTATTATTATAAGAATACTTATATGGGAACCCATACATATGCTGGACCTGGTATTTATATAATTGTAATGATGGATGAAAATAGGAATTTTGGAGTTCAGAATATTCCAAATTCAGTAAACGTACCATTTACAATAAGAACAACATTAAATATTAGTTCAGCAGTTGGAAGTAACTCAACCCCAATTTTAACTTATCCTCCAATTGATAAAGCAAAATTATACAATGTTTTTATTCATAATCCTGGAGCATGGGATCCCGATGGTGACAGCCTTTCGTATAAACTTACAGTCTGTTTGGGTGATAATGCACAACCAATTCCCGGATATACTATTCCTTATGCAGATAATAATTTAACAGTTGATCCCATTACAGGAGATTTAATTTGGGATTCGCCACAACAAACAGGTATATATAATGTTGCAATGTTAATTGAAGAATGGCGTTTGAATTCTTTAAATCATACTTATATTAAAATTGGAGAAATTCTTAGAGACATTCAAGTGGAAGTTGTAGAGTCAACTAATATTCCTCCATTATTGTCGCCACTTAAGGATTTATGTGTAGAAGCCGGTACTATAATAAATTTTCCGGTATCTGCTTCAGATATTAATGGTGATAACATTACGCTAAATGCATATGGTGGCCCGTTTCAGGTACCTGGTAGTGTTGCAATTTTTGATACTGTATATGGACATAACCCCTCAAATAATTTTTATTGGCATACAGAATGCATACATGTAAAAAAATTTCCATACTTAGTTGTATTCAGAGCAAAAGATAACAATAGTCAATTGTTTCTGGTAGATCAGAAAAAGGTATATATAAAAATTATAAGCCCTGCACCACAAAATTTAACATTAACACCAACTACAAATTCTGTTTTTTTAGATTGGGATTCTTGTAGGTGTTCTGAAGCAGTTCGTTATGATATTTACAGAAGAAACGGTCCTTCTGGATGGAATCCAGATTCCTGCGAAACAGGAGTCCCTGCATATACTGGTTTTATTAAAATTGGAAGTGTTACAGGAGTAAATAATACTACATTTCTAGATAATAATGATGGTTTAGGTTTACCACTAGGTTATGAATTTTGTTATAGAGTAGATGCTGTTTTTTCTGATGAAGCTGAAAGTTATGCCTCTAATGAAGCATGTACAGAACTTGTAAAAGGAATACCTGTAATAACTCACGTAAGCATTAGTAAAACGGATATAAATATTGGAAAAATTTATGTTGAATGGTCAAAACCTACTGAGTTTGATACAATAGTGGCTGCCGGACCATATAAATATTTAATATATCGTTCACCAGATTTTTGGGGACAATCTTTGCAACTTATTGATTCATTAAGTAGTATTAATGACACAATTTTTGTTGATTCTTTAGAAAATACTGTTTTAAATCCGTATTCATATAGAGTTGAGTTTTATAACGATGCACCTGGAAATAGATTTTTAATAGGTACTCCAAATATTGCATCTTCGCCATTAATTATTGCAATACCTGATGATAATAGAGTTATTATAAATATTAATAAAAATGTGCCTTGGCAGAATTTTATATATAATGTGTACAGACTAAATCAAGTTACTTTAAATTTTGATTCAATAGGAAATACTACTAGTTTGCAGTATGTTGATTCTGGACTAGTCAATGGTATGGAGTATTGTTATAAAGTAAAGACTGTAGGTGACTACTCTACCGGGAATTATGTTTCTCCAATAATAAATTATTCTCAGGAAGTTTGTGCTTTACCAATTGATACTACACCTCCATGCTCTCCAGGTCTAAATGCTCATTCTGATTGTAATTTGTTTATGAACCATTTGGTTTGGACTAATCCAAATCATTTTTGTACTGATGATGTCACAGGATATAATATTTATTACTCTTCAACATTAACTGGCAATATGTTATTAATTGCTACAAAGAATAATCCCAACGATACAACTTTTGAAGATAATAGGATAGACTCACTTACTCTGGCAGGATGTTATATAGTGACAGCTGTTGATTCTTTTTTAAATGAAAGTAGATTAATAGAAAGAATGTGTGTTGATGAATGTACTTATTATGAGCTACCAAATATTTTTACTCCCGATGAAAATGGTCAGAATGATTTATTTATTCCGGGACCATATAAGTATGTTGAAAAGGTTGATATGAAAATATTTAACAGATGGGGTAAACTTGTATATCAAACTAGTGATCCGGATATTAAGTGGGATGGTCGTGATGTAGACTCTAAAAAAATAGTTTCTCCAGGAGTATACTATTATATTTGTGATGTATATGAGAGGCGACTTTCTGGCATCGAATCAAGAACTTTAACAGGTTTTATTGAGGTCAGGCTAACTAAAAAATCTGGAACTGAGTAA
- a CDS encoding HupE/UreJ family protein yields the protein MSIFQMYLNLGIQHIADYMSFDHILFITCLCAVYIFKQWKQILVLITAFTIGHTTSLLLSTFNIISISTSLIEFLIPLTIFITAFWNLFLKQDGVNIKTHWFKYITALFFGLIHGMGFSNYLQTLLGIEKSILMPLFSFNLGIEIGQIIIVSIILILSYIITSWFKVARRDWVLIFSGAGLGVSLTLMIERFPSQYF from the coding sequence ATGAGCATCTTTCAGATGTATTTAAATCTTGGCATTCAGCATATTGCCGATTACATGAGTTTTGATCACATACTTTTTATTACATGCTTATGCGCTGTTTACATTTTTAAACAGTGGAAACAAATATTAGTTTTAATCACTGCCTTTACAATTGGACATACTACCTCACTTTTACTTTCAACTTTTAATATCATATCAATTTCTACAAGTTTAATTGAGTTTCTTATTCCTTTAACTATTTTCATTACTGCATTCTGGAACTTATTTTTGAAACAAGATGGAGTTAATATCAAAACACATTGGTTTAAATATATTACTGCATTATTTTTTGGTTTAATTCATGGTATGGGGTTTTCAAATTATTTACAAACGCTTTTGGGAATTGAAAAATCTATATTAATGCCATTATTCTCATTTAATTTGGGAATAGAGATCGGACAAATCATTATTGTAAGTATAATTTTAATATTAAGTTATATCATTACATCATGGTTTAAAGTTGCACGTAGGGATTGGGTTCTTATTTTTTCAGGTGCAGGTTTGGGTGTGTCATTAACATTAATGATTGAAAGATTTCCATCTCAATATTTTTAA
- a CDS encoding 3-dehydroquinate dehydratase, producing the protein MKIAVINGPNLNLIGRREPEIYGKKSFEDFSKELIKMFPEVQFSFFQSNVEGILINTIQNEGFLVDGIILNAGGYSHTSIAIADAVSAVSCPVIEVHLSNIFARETYRHNSIVGSKCKGSISGFGLNSYALAVKALL; encoded by the coding sequence ATGAAAATAGCAGTTATCAACGGTCCGAATTTAAACCTGATAGGCAGGAGGGAACCCGAAATTTATGGAAAAAAGTCTTTCGAAGATTTTTCTAAAGAACTTATTAAAATGTTTCCCGAAGTTCAGTTTAGTTTTTTTCAGTCAAATGTTGAAGGCATTTTAATAAATACAATCCAGAACGAAGGCTTTTTGGTGGATGGCATAATTTTAAATGCAGGAGGTTATTCTCATACATCAATTGCAATTGCTGATGCAGTTTCTGCGGTTTCGTGCCCTGTCATTGAAGTCCACTTATCCAATATTTTTGCAAGGGAAACATACCGACATAATTCTATTGTTGGAAGTAAATGCAAAGGTTCAATTTCTGGGTTTGGTTTAAACTCTTATGCTTTAGCAGTAAAAGCTTTATTGTAA
- the xerD gene encoding site-specific tyrosine recombinase XerD, with translation MNWEITIKEFKSYLKLEKSLSQNSIDAYLHDIIQFTNFLNYNKIEIKPDEVDLLLLEKFIGWVNEIGIHARSQARMISGIKAFYKFLILSEYLDVDPTALLEAPRLGRKLPVFLNVEEIDSLLGAIDLSTKEGHRNKAMLETLYSCGLRVTELVELKISNLYFDENFIKVIGKGDKERLVPVSKKAMHEIKKYFDKTRNHQKIQKGNENYVFLNHYGKKLTRVMIFTIIKRLAKAIDLNKNISPHTFRHSFATHLVEGGADLRAVQEMLGHESIITTEIYTHLDREYLRDTIIRFHPRA, from the coding sequence GTGAATTGGGAAATTACAATAAAAGAATTTAAATCATATTTAAAGCTCGAAAAATCACTTTCGCAAAATTCTATTGATGCTTATTTACATGATATAATTCAATTCACAAATTTCTTAAATTACAATAAAATTGAAATTAAACCTGATGAAGTTGACTTACTCTTACTCGAAAAATTTATTGGATGGGTTAATGAAATTGGTATTCATGCAAGATCTCAGGCAAGAATGATTTCAGGAATCAAAGCATTTTACAAATTTTTAATTTTAAGTGAGTACTTAGATGTTGACCCAACTGCACTTCTGGAAGCACCAAGATTAGGAAGAAAACTTCCTGTCTTTTTAAATGTTGAAGAAATTGATTCATTGCTTGGTGCTATAGACCTTAGCACTAAAGAAGGGCATAGGAATAAAGCAATGCTTGAAACTTTGTACAGTTGTGGATTACGAGTTACCGAACTGGTAGAATTAAAAATCTCAAATCTTTATTTCGACGAAAATTTTATTAAAGTAATTGGAAAAGGTGACAAAGAAAGACTTGTTCCTGTAAGTAAAAAAGCTATGCATGAAATAAAAAAATATTTCGATAAAACCAGAAATCACCAGAAAATTCAGAAAGGAAATGAAAACTATGTTTTTTTAAATCATTATGGGAAAAAACTTACCAGAGTAATGATTTTTACAATTATTAAAAGATTAGCAAAAGCAATAGATTTAAATAAAAACATTAGCCCGCATACTTTCAGGCATTCTTTTGCAACTCATCTTGTAGAAGGTGGTGCTGATCTCAGAGCTGTTCAGGAGATGCTTGGTCATGAATCAATAATTACAACTGAAATTTATACGCATTTAGACAGAGAATATTTAAGAGATACAATTATCAGATTCCATCCAAGGGCATAA